One window of Methanogenium organophilum genomic DNA carries:
- a CDS encoding transcriptional regulator FilR1 domain-containing protein — translation MSHLHADTLVAKVKERVPVEIVVNAEIAEELRKEPFLIKIRDIAGCDHFRMYVAPVPLHMGLTVTDSTLSFGLCHPDDLKYDIQNDLIATDIQAIEWG, via the coding sequence ATGAGTCATCTCCATGCCGACACCCTCGTTGCAAAGGTGAAGGAGAGGGTGCCGGTGGAGATAGTGGTGAATGCCGAGATCGCAGAAGAGCTCAGGAAGGAACCGTTCCTGATTAAAATAAGGGACATTGCTGGATGTGATCACTTCAGGATGTATGTGGCGCCCGTGCCCCTTCACATGGGATTGACGGTGACAGATTCGACCCTTTCGTTCGGATTATGCCACCCGGATGATCTCAAATATGATATCCAGAACGACCTCATCGCCACCGACATTCAGGCCATTGAATGGGGATGA